Proteins encoded in a region of the Geobacillus genomosp. 3 genome:
- a CDS encoding carbon-nitrogen family hydrolase — protein sequence MTIRIACLQLDIAFGDPQTNEQQAETAVQSVANEGANIVVLPELWTTGYDLTRLDEIADDDAVRAKAFASRLAQTYGVHFVAGSVAKKTAAGVTNTMIVADRSGQIVSEYSKLHLFQLMDEHLYLQPGNEPGLFSLSGLSCAGVICYDIRFPEWIRTHALAGAEVLFVVAEWPLPRLHHWRTLLMARAIENQCYVVACNRAGSDPNNVFAGHSLVIDPWGEIIAEADEKPGVLLADIDPALVKEVRARIPVFADRRPRDYDEAAKKIFKTY from the coding sequence ATGACCATCCGCATCGCTTGCCTCCAACTCGATATCGCGTTTGGCGATCCGCAAACGAACGAACAGCAAGCCGAAACAGCCGTGCAATCCGTCGCCAACGAAGGAGCCAACATCGTCGTGCTTCCGGAACTATGGACGACCGGCTATGACTTGACGCGCTTGGACGAAATTGCCGATGACGATGCCGTGCGGGCGAAAGCGTTCGCCTCCCGCCTGGCGCAAACATATGGCGTCCATTTCGTCGCCGGCTCAGTCGCCAAAAAAACCGCTGCCGGTGTGACGAACACGATGATTGTCGCCGACCGAAGCGGCCAAATCGTCAGTGAATATAGCAAACTTCATCTGTTCCAACTGATGGATGAGCATTTGTATTTGCAGCCGGGAAACGAGCCAGGCTTATTTTCACTTAGCGGGCTGTCGTGCGCCGGAGTCATTTGCTATGACATCCGCTTTCCGGAGTGGATTCGCACTCACGCCTTAGCCGGAGCGGAAGTGCTGTTTGTCGTCGCCGAATGGCCGCTTCCCCGCCTTCACCATTGGCGGACGTTGCTGATGGCGCGGGCGATTGAAAATCAATGCTATGTCGTCGCCTGCAATCGGGCCGGAAGCGACCCGAACAACGTCTTTGCCGGCCATTCGCTCGTCATCGACCCGTGGGGCGAAATCATCGCCGAGGCCGATGAAAAGCCGGGCGTTCTTCTAGCGGACATCGACCCGGCGCTCGTTAAAGAGGTCCGTGCGCGCATCCCGGTGTTTGCCGACCGCCGGCCGCGCGATTACGACGAGGCGGCAAAAAAAATTTTTAAA